A stretch of the Uranotaenia lowii strain MFRU-FL chromosome 3, ASM2978415v1, whole genome shotgun sequence genome encodes the following:
- the LOC129758470 gene encoding uncharacterized protein LOC129758470 isoform X3: MFAILVLLSVVLTNFCCCSIPLFGVGSMPLMESSLEQTMDTGGRHRPAASHSSDQLSIEERDSADYSDSSRENKSLIDSVETDEEDGERIYDLMIKILHILDKQARRDTERARRLHNLKNSSSPVVNLVDAEFLSSDDPEPSGNLADSD; encoded by the exons ATGTTCGCCATTTTAGTTCTGTTATCAGTTGTGCTAACGAATTTCTGCTGCTGCTCG ATTCCCCTGTTTGGCGTCGGTTCGATGCCATTGATGGAATCATCGCTGGAGCAGACAATGGATACTGGTGGTCGTCACCGGCCCGCTGCGTCCCATTCTTCGGATCAACTCAGCATCGAAGAGCGAGACTCAGCCGATTACAGCGACAGTTCCAGGGAAAATAAATCGTTGATCGATTCTGTCGAAACGGATGAGGAAGATGGTGAACGGATTTACGATTTGATGATTAAAATTCTACATATTCTGGACAAACAAGCTCGTCGCGACACAGAGAGGGCAAGGAGACTGCACAATTTAAAGAATAGTAGTTCCCCGGTTGTTAACCTCGTGGACGCGGAATTTTTGAGTAGCGATGATCCCGAACCAAGCGGTAACCTGGCTGACAGTGATTAG